CGAGGTGCCCTGACCGGCGCGCTCATGGTTGACGCGGGCGCCGAAACCGCGGATGACGCCGTCCTCGATGAGACGGTTGATGCGGGCGTAGGCGTTGGCGCGCGAGACGTGGACCCGTTCGGCGACCGACCGTATCGATGCCCGGCCGTCGGCCTGGAGCATCTGCAGGATGTCCAGATCGATCGCGTCGAGGGGACGCGGCGGCGGCAGGGGGACCGTGCTCTCCGGTCCCTCGGCCATTTGTTCAGGTGCCATGTCCCCCCGCCTCCCTACCATGGACGTACTGCGTTCATTTAGGGCTGTGCAGAACCGATTGTCCACAGCCTGAAGGGGCCTGTAGCCAAAATGTGCCGACGACCGAACAATCGGTAGGTGAGGCGGGTCACAGCCGACACGCCTCCCGTAGCCACTCCCACGAGGAGGTGCCGTCATGACGGTCATGGAGCAGCGGGGCGCGTATCGGCCATCGCCGCCGCCCGCCTGGCAGCCCCGCACCGACCCCGCGCCGCTGCTGCCGGACGCGGAGCCCTACCGCGTCCTCGGCACCGAGCGGGCGGCGAAGGCCGACCCGGCGCTGCTGCGCCGCCTGTACGCCGAGCTGGTGCGCGGCCGCCGCTACAACGCGCAGGCCACCGCGCTGACCAAGCAGGGCCGGCTGGCCGTCTACCCCTCCACCACCGGCCAGGAGGCCTGCGAGGTCGCCGCCGCGCTCGCCCTGCAGGAGCGCGACTGGCTCTTCCCCAGCTACCGCGACACCCTCGCCGCCGTGGCCCGCGGCCTGGACCCCGTCCAGGCGCTCACCCTCCTGCGCGGCGACTGGCACACCGGCTACGACCCGCGCGAGCACCGCGTGGCGCCCCTGTCGACGCCGCTCGCCACCCAGCTCCCGCACGCCGTGGGCCTCGCGCACGCCGCCCGCCTCAAGGGAGACGACGTCGTCGCGCTCGCCATGGTCGGCGACGGCGGCACCAGCGAGGGCGACTTCCACGAGGCGCTGAACTTCGCCGCCGTCTGGCAGGCCCCGGTCGTCTTCCTGGTCCAGAACAACGGCTTCGCGATCTCCGT
The sequence above is drawn from the Streptomyces sp. SLBN-31 genome and encodes:
- a CDS encoding Lrp/AsnC family transcriptional regulator, which produces MAPEQMAEGPESTVPLPPPRPLDAIDLDILQMLQADGRASIRSVAERVHVSRANAYARINRLIEDGVIRGFGARVNHERAGQGTSAYITLKIVQNSWRTVREQLRQLPGASHIALVGGDFDVLLLVHTSDNRALRELVLTRLQAMPEVLSTRTLLVFEEEDLEPQGG
- the pdhA gene encoding pyruvate dehydrogenase (acetyl-transferring) E1 component subunit alpha — translated: MTVMEQRGAYRPSPPPAWQPRTDPAPLLPDAEPYRVLGTERAAKADPALLRRLYAELVRGRRYNAQATALTKQGRLAVYPSTTGQEACEVAAALALQERDWLFPSYRDTLAAVARGLDPVQALTLLRGDWHTGYDPREHRVAPLSTPLATQLPHAVGLAHAARLKGDDVVALAMVGDGGTSEGDFHEALNFAAVWQAPVVFLVQNNGFAISVPLAKQTAAPSLAHKAVGYGMPGRLVDGNDAAAVHEVLTDAVRRAREGGGPTLVEAITYRIDAHTNADDATRYRGDSEVEAWRAHDPITLLEHELTERGLIDEEGIRQAREAAETMAADLRERMNQDPVLDPMDLFAHVYAEPTPQLREQQAMLAAELAAEQEGGH